A window of the Trueperaceae bacterium genome harbors these coding sequences:
- a CDS encoding sugar ABC transporter permease, which yields MQDAHEAPTPPAALPLDGEGGGGRGRPKKNGVSRLMRLERRTAYLLLLPTFLVLAVIAAYPFGQVVYSSLTDAKFASSQPTSFVGLDNYRTLFAMTIRRLPPKLDESGAPVLVDGKVRYESAVSVLPRSPRRYRQVFQFGLLGHRYVLGAVSADFVRAVWDTVVFTVVAVALETILGMIIALTLSSEFRGRGAMRAAMLVPWAVITVVSARIWEWMLQPTRAGLFNALGSYLGLSEGRTDFFGNPTLQLPSMIMMDVWKTTPFMALLLLAGLATIPAEYAEAAKVDGAGPLRRFFRITLPLLTPTLAVALIFRTLDSLRVFDIFQVVLGNQRYSMASFAQDMLISRRDMGLSSAASVTIFVIIFVFALLYVRSMKVDT from the coding sequence ATGCAGGACGCCCATGAGGCGCCGACGCCGCCCGCCGCCCTCCCCCTCGACGGGGAGGGCGGCGGCGGTCGCGGGCGCCCCAAGAAGAACGGCGTCTCGCGCCTGATGCGCCTGGAGCGGCGCACCGCCTACCTGCTGCTGCTCCCCACCTTCCTCGTCCTGGCGGTCATCGCCGCCTACCCGTTCGGTCAAGTCGTCTACTCGAGCCTGACCGACGCCAAGTTCGCGAGTTCGCAGCCCACCAGCTTCGTGGGTCTCGACAACTACCGCACGCTCTTCGCCATGACCATCAGGCGCCTCCCCCCGAAGCTGGACGAGTCGGGCGCGCCCGTGCTGGTCGACGGCAAGGTCAGGTACGAGTCGGCGGTGTCGGTCCTGCCCCGCTCGCCGCGGCGCTACCGTCAGGTCTTCCAGTTCGGGCTGCTGGGCCACCGTTACGTCCTCGGCGCCGTGAGCGCCGACTTCGTGCGCGCCGTGTGGGACACGGTCGTGTTCACCGTCGTCGCCGTGGCGCTCGAGACCATCCTCGGCATGATCATCGCGCTCACGTTGAGCAGCGAGTTCCGCGGTCGCGGCGCCATGCGAGCGGCGATGCTCGTGCCTTGGGCCGTGATAACGGTGGTATCGGCCCGCATCTGGGAGTGGATGTTGCAGCCGACGCGAGCGGGGCTCTTCAACGCCCTCGGGTCGTACCTGGGCCTCAGCGAGGGCCGCACCGACTTCTTCGGCAACCCCACGCTGCAGCTTCCCAGCATGATCATGATGGACGTCTGGAAGACGACGCCGTTCATGGCGCTACTTCTCCTGGCCGGGCTCGCCACCATCCCCGCCGAGTACGCCGAGGCGGCCAAGGTCGACGGGGCGGGTCCGCTTAGGCGCTTCTTCCGGATCACCCTGCCCCTCCTCACCCCGACCCTGGCCGTCGCGCTCATCTTCAGGACGCTCGACTCACTGCGGGTCTTCGACATCTTCCAGGTCGTGCTCGGCAACCAGCGCTACTCGATGGCGAGCTTCGCGCAGGACATGCTCATCAGCCGGCGCGACATGGGGCTGTCGTCCGCCGCCTCCGTCACGATCTTCGTGATCATCTTCGTGTTCGCGCTCCTCTACGTGCGCTCCATGAAGGTCGACACGTGA
- a CDS encoding carbohydrate ABC transporter permease: MALRVTGRVLFWLLIAVLLVYLLFPFYWALVSALKTQTELIRTPATLWPENPVLANFRSVLGNDRFVRALGVSTLVASSVTLLSLLVGAVAGYALGKMRFQGRGASLYVILAMTMFPQIAVLAGLYAVIRLLGMPAVPSMILSYMLFTLPFTVWVLTSFFKGLPDSLLQAAQVDGATLLQAFRHVLLPLTAPALVTTGLLAFIQAWNEYLFALTFTVIDPPARTVPVAIALFTGEIARQEPFGEIMAAAVIVTIPLVLLVLIFQQRIVAGLTAGAVKG, encoded by the coding sequence GTGGCGCTGCGCGTCACGGGCCGCGTGCTCTTCTGGCTGCTGATCGCCGTGCTGCTCGTCTACCTCCTGTTCCCGTTCTACTGGGCGCTCGTCTCGGCTCTCAAGACGCAGACGGAGCTGATCAGGACGCCCGCCACCCTCTGGCCCGAGAACCCCGTGCTCGCCAACTTCCGTTCGGTGCTCGGCAACGACCGCTTCGTCCGCGCGCTGGGCGTGTCGACGCTCGTGGCGTCGAGCGTCACGCTGCTGTCGCTCCTCGTCGGCGCCGTCGCCGGCTACGCCCTCGGCAAGATGCGCTTCCAGGGCCGCGGCGCCTCCCTCTACGTCATCCTCGCCATGACGATGTTCCCGCAGATCGCCGTGTTGGCCGGCCTGTACGCGGTGATCCGGTTGCTCGGCATGCCGGCCGTACCCAGCATGATCCTCTCCTACATGCTCTTCACCCTGCCGTTCACGGTGTGGGTGCTGACGTCGTTCTTCAAGGGTCTACCGGATTCGCTCCTCCAGGCCGCGCAGGTGGACGGCGCCACGCTCCTCCAGGCGTTCCGCCACGTTCTGCTGCCGCTCACCGCCCCCGCCCTCGTAACCACGGGCCTGCTGGCGTTCATCCAGGCGTGGAACGAGTACCTCTTCGCCCTCACCTTCACGGTGATCGACCCGCCCGCGCGCACCGTGCCGGTCGCCATCGCGCTGTTCACGGGCGAGATCGCCCGCCAGGAACCGTTCGGCGAGATCATGGCCGCGGCCGTCATCGTCACCATCCCGCTCGTGCTCCTGGTCCTGATCTTCCAGCAACGCATCGTGGCCGGGCTGACCGCGGGCGCCGTCAAGGGCTGA